From a single Cyclobacterium marinum DSM 745 genomic region:
- a CDS encoding TolC family protein has product MNRNSYQYIVLILLVLSSLTACKVEKASLENIKAPPSSYQGTQLEEDSTNLAMVQWRSFFADEHLNRLIEKGLENNQEVAKTLANIRIARAALSRAKMGQLPELNLTAGSSVRKFGDYTMDGVGNDDTNLSSTVPEDKRIPKPYTDFMVGAEFNWELDIWGKLNMRKKQALSEYMSSVEMGNLARTWLIAEIAKNYYNIIGLDEEIETLLANIAFQEQAFELGKSLKNAGKESQLSIDQFEALMLNSKGILVRKRRELKQAELNLSYLIGTYPENIQRESLSEVNVLPPVLEIGLPSTLLTKRPDVRAAEQTLQANNLEVGIARTAFFPTFNLYGMAGFNAFDFSKLFLNPASTVYQIGGGLVAPVFNRSRIKAAFETAKAKQKVALYDYEQTVLGGYLEVLGLVNEYQTLKEELTLKTDEVLVQRRSVDNANTMFKVGYADYLDVINSQSNSLASELDYIELKVQQLQSIVSLYRALGGGWEE; this is encoded by the coding sequence ATGAACAGAAATTCATACCAATATATCGTATTAATCCTCTTGGTGTTAAGTAGCCTAACAGCCTGTAAGGTTGAAAAAGCCTCTTTGGAAAATATCAAGGCGCCACCATCAAGTTACCAAGGCACCCAACTTGAAGAGGACAGTACCAATTTAGCCATGGTACAATGGAGATCCTTTTTTGCTGATGAGCATCTAAATCGATTGATTGAAAAAGGCCTTGAAAACAATCAGGAAGTTGCTAAAACCCTGGCGAATATCAGGATCGCAAGAGCAGCTTTATCCCGAGCAAAAATGGGGCAATTGCCTGAACTCAATCTTACTGCCGGAAGTAGTGTCAGGAAATTCGGTGATTACACCATGGATGGTGTAGGTAATGATGACACCAACCTTTCTTCTACTGTTCCAGAAGATAAAAGAATTCCTAAACCATATACAGATTTTATGGTTGGAGCTGAGTTCAACTGGGAATTAGACATTTGGGGCAAATTAAATATGCGTAAAAAGCAGGCTTTGTCTGAATACATGTCTTCAGTAGAAATGGGTAACCTTGCCCGTACTTGGTTGATTGCAGAAATAGCTAAAAACTATTACAACATTATCGGATTGGATGAAGAAATTGAAACTTTATTAGCCAATATTGCTTTCCAAGAACAAGCTTTTGAACTAGGTAAAAGCCTAAAAAATGCCGGTAAAGAAAGTCAATTGTCTATCGATCAGTTTGAAGCCTTAATGTTGAATTCAAAAGGAATTCTTGTAAGAAAAAGAAGAGAATTGAAACAAGCAGAATTAAATCTCTCTTATCTTATAGGTACTTATCCCGAGAATATTCAAAGAGAATCGCTATCTGAAGTCAACGTATTGCCTCCTGTCTTGGAAATAGGCCTGCCTTCTACCCTACTTACCAAGCGACCTGATGTTAGGGCTGCTGAACAAACCTTACAGGCGAATAATCTGGAAGTAGGCATCGCACGTACCGCCTTTTTCCCAACTTTTAATCTTTATGGGATGGCAGGATTCAATGCATTTGATTTTAGCAAATTATTCCTAAATCCTGCATCAACAGTCTACCAAATAGGTGGTGGGTTGGTCGCTCCTGTATTTAACAGAAGCAGGATAAAAGCAGCTTTCGAAACAGCCAAAGCCAAACAAAAGGTAGCTTTGTATGATTATGAACAAACAGTGTTAGGTGGTTATTTGGAAGTTTTGGGTCTGGTTAATGAATACCAAACTTTAAAAGAAGAGTTAACCCTAAAAACAGATGAGGTGCTTGTGCAAAGAAGATCTGTAGACAATGCAAATACCATGTTTAAAGTAGGTTACGCAGACTATTTAGATGTAATCAACAGTCAATCCAATTCATTGGCCTCTGAACTAGATTATATTGAATTAAAGGTTCAACAATTGCAAAGTATTGTGAGCCTTTACAGAGCCTTAGGTGGTGGTTGGGAGGAGTAA
- a CDS encoding amidohydrolase family protein, which produces MTVIKDSRSLVMLICLGLMLFTNKVFSQNEANPSLLEINPPEGPSGDRVKAIVGLRLIDGLGGPVSENITVVVKGNRIVEIGPENSVSIPQGAEVTEGKGMSLLPGLIDAHFHSANNNKSLSNLLRNGVTTMRDPGHPIRFYQAQHFATTQMPRVYVTGAHLDGYPGVYVQQATLVKDADHIRSQIGEYVENGASGIKIYFRLPLKYIETVVKTADFHKIPVVAHLELVDADDAILAGLKGIEHVTSFGTSIADPKDAEEFRNSVQEDSNNRRAGRYQLWSKIDLSSDRVKEVLALAAKNNVVLSPTLATFEKQFGDDGVKEYEAKGFKNMLEFVGMAHKAGVKIVIGSHNSGRYVKPGLAYQREMELLIAAGMSPLEVISSSTIINAEYFRTEERLGSIEKGKLADLILVEGNPSKDIKSMYSIKKVMLNGEWVENSGTID; this is translated from the coding sequence ATGACTGTAATTAAAGATTCTAGATCTCTGGTAATGTTGATTTGCCTTGGGCTCATGCTCTTCACAAATAAGGTTTTTTCTCAAAATGAGGCCAATCCTTCCTTATTGGAGATAAATCCACCGGAAGGACCTTCAGGTGATAGGGTAAAAGCCATAGTAGGCCTTCGACTTATCGATGGTTTAGGCGGACCTGTTAGTGAAAATATTACAGTGGTGGTCAAAGGAAACAGAATTGTTGAAATTGGACCGGAAAATAGCGTTAGTATACCTCAGGGTGCAGAAGTTACAGAAGGGAAAGGAATGAGCCTTTTACCGGGACTAATTGATGCTCATTTCCATAGTGCCAATAATAACAAATCTCTAAGTAACCTACTTAGGAATGGTGTAACTACCATGAGAGATCCCGGCCATCCCATCAGGTTTTATCAGGCACAGCATTTTGCTACTACCCAAATGCCCAGAGTTTATGTGACCGGTGCACACCTTGATGGTTACCCGGGAGTATATGTTCAACAGGCCACTTTAGTGAAAGATGCAGATCATATCAGGTCCCAAATTGGGGAGTATGTTGAGAATGGAGCATCCGGGATAAAAATTTATTTTAGACTTCCTTTAAAGTACATAGAAACAGTGGTTAAAACAGCTGATTTTCATAAGATACCTGTAGTGGCCCACTTGGAATTGGTAGATGCTGACGATGCAATTTTAGCAGGTTTAAAAGGGATTGAACATGTCACTTCTTTTGGTACTTCTATTGCTGACCCAAAAGATGCAGAAGAATTCAGGAATTCAGTTCAGGAAGACAGCAATAACCGTAGGGCAGGAAGGTATCAGTTGTGGTCAAAAATAGATTTATCTTCTGACCGAGTGAAAGAGGTACTTGCTTTGGCTGCCAAAAACAATGTAGTATTGTCACCGACTCTTGCCACATTTGAAAAGCAATTTGGTGACGATGGAGTGAAAGAATATGAGGCCAAAGGATTTAAAAACATGCTTGAATTTGTAGGCATGGCTCATAAGGCAGGGGTTAAAATTGTTATAGGATCTCACAATTCAGGTCGATATGTAAAACCCGGACTTGCTTACCAAAGAGAAATGGAATTGCTAATTGCAGCAGGTATGAGTCCATTAGAAGTAATCTCTAGTAGTACCATTATCAATGCGGAATATTTCCGTACTGAAGAAAGATTGGGAAGCATTGAAAAAGGGAAGTTAGCCGATTTAATTTTGGTAGAAGGTAATCCTTCTAAGGATATTAAATCCATGTATTCCATTAAGAAAGTAATGCTAAATGGAGAGTGGGTAGAAAATAGCGGTACAATAGATTAA
- a CDS encoding efflux RND transporter permease subunit: protein MFDLFIKRPILSTVISILITLLGLLALLGLPVTQFPEIVPPSVTVTSQYRGANAEVVTKAVTTPLERAINGVPGMTYMSSVNTNDGVSVITVFFNVGTDPDQAAVNVQNRVATVVDELPEEVIRAGVMTEKEVNSMLLYLNLITSDTTQDEKFVYNFADINILSELKRIDGVGRAEIMGNRDYAMRIWLNPDRMVAYNLTPRDISDAIQSQNVEAAPGKSGISSDRDPQALQYVLKYTGKFNRQEDYENITLKALPDGSLLKIRDVAEVEFDSEDYNMVSMTDGQPSASIMIKQRPGSNAREVIQNIKDKMAELEESSFPPGMSYNISYDVSRFLDASISEVVKTLIEAFLLVSFVVFIFLQDWRSTLIPAIAVPVSLVGTFFFMSLFGFSINMLTLFAMVLAIGIVVDNAIVVVEAVHVKMHQDGLNAQDATFAAMKEIGGAIIAITLVMSAVFVPVSFLSGPVGIFYRQFSLTLAIAIVISGINALTLSPALCSILLKPVHHEGKKNIVSRFFVKFNEKYDAFSGKYAGLIGKTAGRKTITFGLLILFFFLTYGMTQILPSGFIPNEDQGMIYVNVTTPPGSTMDRTQQIMDDVQASILPFDEVETISTLAGYSLLTETAGASYGMGMINLVAWEDREEDVNALIEKYQERTAHITGAAIQFFAPPPVPGFGNASGFELQMQDRTGGDLAFTASTVEDFLNEVRARPEIQEVFTNFDPSFPQYILRVDHDKAAKLGVDIRESMETLQSFIGSYYSSNFIQFGQMYKVMLQASPEFRTNPESLLKMYTKNNQGEMVPYSNFVNLERIYGPEQLTRYNMFISAMINGDAAPGYSSGDAIRAVEETAVATLPRGFNIDWSGITREQIASGNQAVYIFLICLVFVYLLLAAQYESYLLPLPVILSLPAGIFGSFLLLQITGLENNIYAQVSLVMLIGLLGKNAILIIEIAVQSREKGMGILESGVHAAVERLRPILMTSFAFISGLIPLALASGAGAIGNRTIGTAAAGGMFIGTFVGIILIPGLYVAFESLSAYLNKKPDKAPVTEKVINSTDLKTS from the coding sequence ATGTTTGATTTATTTATAAAAAGGCCTATCCTTTCGACGGTGATCTCAATTTTGATCACTTTGCTAGGATTATTAGCCCTGCTGGGATTACCAGTGACCCAGTTCCCGGAAATTGTTCCACCCTCTGTTACCGTAACTTCCCAGTATCGTGGAGCAAATGCAGAGGTGGTAACCAAAGCTGTTACCACCCCACTCGAAAGGGCCATCAATGGGGTGCCGGGAATGACTTATATGTCTTCTGTAAACACCAATGATGGTGTATCTGTGATCACCGTATTCTTTAATGTAGGTACAGATCCGGATCAAGCAGCTGTAAACGTTCAAAACAGAGTAGCGACAGTAGTAGATGAGCTCCCGGAGGAAGTAATTCGTGCGGGTGTAATGACAGAGAAGGAAGTTAACTCTATGTTGCTTTACCTTAACCTTATTACTTCCGATACTACACAGGACGAGAAATTTGTATATAATTTTGCAGACATCAACATCCTTTCGGAATTAAAGAGGATTGACGGTGTAGGTAGGGCTGAAATCATGGGTAATAGAGATTACGCCATGAGGATTTGGTTAAATCCGGACAGAATGGTTGCTTACAACCTCACCCCACGAGATATAAGCGATGCCATACAAAGCCAAAACGTAGAAGCAGCACCGGGAAAATCAGGGATTAGCTCTGATAGAGATCCGCAGGCTTTACAGTATGTATTAAAATATACCGGTAAATTCAATCGTCAAGAGGATTACGAAAACATAACACTAAAAGCGCTTCCTGATGGATCTTTGTTAAAAATACGAGATGTCGCTGAGGTAGAGTTTGATTCTGAAGATTACAATATGGTATCGATGACAGATGGGCAACCTTCTGCATCCATTATGATTAAGCAAAGACCGGGTTCCAATGCCAGGGAAGTAATTCAAAACATCAAAGATAAAATGGCTGAGCTAGAGGAATCTTCATTTCCTCCAGGTATGTCTTATAATATTTCTTATGATGTATCACGATTTTTGGATGCTTCCATATCTGAAGTAGTTAAAACACTAATAGAGGCCTTCTTGTTGGTGTCCTTTGTGGTTTTTATCTTCTTACAGGATTGGAGATCAACACTTATCCCTGCCATAGCAGTACCTGTATCACTTGTTGGAACTTTCTTTTTCATGAGTCTATTTGGCTTTTCCATCAATATGCTTACACTATTCGCGATGGTATTGGCAATTGGTATTGTGGTAGATAATGCCATTGTGGTGGTAGAAGCGGTACACGTGAAAATGCATCAAGATGGACTCAATGCCCAAGATGCTACATTTGCGGCCATGAAAGAAATTGGTGGAGCCATTATCGCCATTACATTGGTAATGTCAGCAGTATTTGTCCCGGTAAGTTTTCTTTCCGGTCCCGTAGGGATTTTCTATAGGCAGTTTTCTTTGACACTGGCCATCGCCATTGTGATTTCAGGTATCAACGCACTTACCTTGTCTCCTGCCTTGTGTAGTATTCTACTTAAACCCGTTCACCATGAAGGCAAGAAAAACATTGTCAGCAGGTTCTTTGTAAAATTCAATGAAAAATACGATGCTTTCTCCGGCAAATATGCCGGGTTAATTGGTAAGACTGCCGGAAGGAAAACCATAACTTTTGGGCTATTAATCCTGTTTTTCTTCCTTACTTATGGAATGACTCAAATCTTACCCTCAGGTTTTATTCCAAATGAAGATCAGGGGATGATCTATGTCAATGTGACCACTCCTCCAGGTTCTACCATGGATAGAACACAGCAAATAATGGATGATGTGCAAGCTTCTATTCTTCCTTTTGATGAGGTAGAAACCATATCTACCCTTGCAGGTTACAGTTTGTTAACAGAAACAGCAGGTGCTTCTTATGGTATGGGGATGATCAACCTTGTGGCTTGGGAAGACCGTGAGGAAGATGTAAATGCACTTATTGAAAAATACCAGGAAAGGACCGCACACATAACAGGAGCAGCCATACAGTTTTTCGCTCCTCCTCCTGTTCCGGGATTTGGTAATGCATCAGGTTTTGAATTGCAGATGCAAGACAGAACCGGCGGGGATTTAGCATTTACTGCCTCCACAGTAGAGGATTTCCTTAACGAAGTAAGGGCACGGCCTGAGATTCAGGAGGTATTTACCAACTTTGATCCATCCTTCCCTCAGTATATTTTAAGGGTAGATCATGACAAGGCAGCAAAACTTGGGGTAGACATTAGAGAGTCAATGGAGACCCTTCAGAGTTTTATTGGTAGTTATTACAGTTCCAATTTCATTCAATTTGGACAAATGTATAAGGTAATGCTTCAGGCCTCTCCTGAGTTCAGGACTAACCCAGAGTCACTCTTGAAAATGTACACCAAGAACAATCAAGGTGAAATGGTTCCATATTCCAACTTTGTCAATTTGGAAAGAATATATGGTCCGGAGCAACTGACAAGGTACAATATGTTTATTTCAGCCATGATCAATGGAGATGCCGCACCGGGTTATTCAAGTGGGGACGCCATTCGAGCAGTAGAAGAAACTGCAGTAGCAACTTTGCCTAGAGGTTTCAATATTGATTGGTCGGGTATTACCAGAGAACAAATTGCTTCGGGTAATCAAGCGGTATATATCTTCCTCATTTGTTTGGTTTTTGTATACCTATTACTTGCTGCCCAGTATGAGAGCTATTTACTTCCTCTGCCGGTAATTTTATCCTTACCTGCCGGTATATTTGGTTCCTTTTTATTGTTACAAATTACAGGATTGGAGAACAATATCTATGCACAGGTATCATTGGTAATGCTCATTGGTTTGTTGGGTAAAAATGCCATCCTAATCATTGAGATTGCGGTACAATCCAGAGAAAAAGGTATGGGTATTTTGGAATCCGGAGTACATGCTGCAGTAGAAAGACTACGTCCAATCTTGATGACCTCTTTTGCCTTTATTAGTGGTCTAATTCCTCTTGCATTGGCTAGTGGAGCCGGAGCCATTGGTAACCGAACCATTGGTACAGCAGCTGCAGGTGGTATGTTCATTGGTACTTTTGTAGGAATTATATTAATTCCGGGTTTGTATGTGGCTTTTGAATCTCTTTCGGCTTATTTAAACAAAAAGCCAGATAAAGCTCCTGTTACCGAAAAGGTGATCAATTCTACTGATCTTAAAACATCCTAA
- a CDS encoding efflux RND transporter periplasmic adaptor subunit, with product MLNTNQWFRSSFLEYRTIITLLYLAGIAFTSVSCSEGNGKGKKNAEVLEVPVFTLSPKSIEVPQTYVCDLQAIQFVEVRSKVEGFVENIYVDEGESVKKGQPLFQLSSAEYNELVNSAQAKLMQAKAEEKSASLEVERLKVLVDKKIYSQSELELAQSKKEMAQSAILEAQSMLKNAQVGLSYTTVKAPFDGIVDRIPYKTGSLVKSGDLLTNITDISEIFAYYRITENEYLEFMRGELDKESDNEEMNQQVTETLQKEQEEISLIMSDGVVYPYKGKLETMEADFEQGTGSIALRVRFPNPDQLIKHGASGKVQMKSMLNDVYLIPQKSTFEIQEYNYVYLVDSENKVNVRSFRPLGRHGLFYIAQDFNPNDKVVLEGIQLLKDDVTVKTNPVGEEEIYKSLDISL from the coding sequence ATGTTAAACACAAACCAATGGTTCAGGTCTTCCTTTTTGGAATACCGAACAATCATCACATTGCTTTATTTGGCAGGGATTGCTTTCACATCCGTGTCATGTAGTGAGGGAAACGGAAAAGGCAAAAAGAATGCTGAAGTATTGGAAGTTCCGGTCTTTACATTATCTCCTAAAAGCATCGAAGTGCCTCAAACCTATGTTTGCGACCTTCAGGCCATCCAATTTGTTGAGGTTAGGTCTAAGGTGGAAGGTTTTGTAGAAAACATTTATGTGGATGAGGGAGAAAGTGTTAAAAAGGGTCAACCATTATTTCAGTTGTCCTCCGCCGAATACAATGAATTGGTAAATTCAGCTCAAGCCAAATTGATGCAAGCAAAAGCAGAAGAGAAATCTGCTAGCTTGGAAGTGGAAAGGCTTAAAGTGCTGGTAGATAAAAAAATCTATTCCCAATCTGAGTTAGAGTTGGCCCAATCCAAAAAGGAAATGGCGCAATCTGCGATTTTGGAAGCACAATCCATGCTTAAAAATGCTCAGGTAGGTTTGTCCTATACAACTGTAAAGGCACCGTTTGATGGGATTGTCGATAGGATTCCTTATAAAACAGGTAGTCTTGTGAAAAGTGGCGATTTATTGACCAACATCACGGATATCAGTGAAATTTTCGCTTACTATAGAATTACTGAAAATGAATACCTTGAGTTCATGCGAGGAGAGTTAGACAAGGAGTCTGATAATGAAGAAATGAATCAGCAAGTGACAGAAACTTTGCAAAAAGAACAAGAGGAAATTTCTCTAATCATGTCTGATGGAGTGGTTTATCCTTACAAAGGAAAACTAGAAACCATGGAAGCAGATTTTGAACAAGGTACAGGCTCTATCGCCTTAAGGGTAAGGTTTCCAAACCCAGATCAATTGATCAAGCATGGTGCTAGTGGCAAAGTACAAATGAAGAGTATGCTTAATGACGTTTACCTAATTCCTCAGAAATCTACTTTTGAGATCCAAGAGTACAATTATGTATACTTAGTCGATAGTGAAAACAAAGTCAATGTTCGTAGTTTCCGTCCATTGGGAAGACATGGGTTATTTTACATCGCTCAAGACTTCAATCCCAATGACAAAGTTGTTTTAGAAGGTATTCAATTATTGAAAGATGATGTAACCGTCAAAACAAACCCTGTTGGGGAAGAAGAAATTTACAAATCCTTGGACATCAGCCTATAA
- a CDS encoding TVP38/TMEM64 family protein, which yields MSKRKTSKWPYIISFLFLGSLISLYFLNSSVHQFFNEAWEVLGSNDEQRISNWVNQFEFWGPLIIVAAMVVQMFMFIIPSFLLMVVTVLAYGPWLGSGIILIAIFIASSIGYGVGVNFGTPVIDRLLGEKTDKKITGFLEDYGFWAVIVTRLSPFLSNDAISIIAGMLRMGYWRFIGSTMLGILPLTAAIAILGENREEMKTGLIWLGAVSLVGFIIYVWWDKKRRNKN from the coding sequence ATGTCAAAAAGGAAAACATCTAAATGGCCCTATATAATTTCATTTTTATTTTTAGGAAGCTTAATCAGCTTGTATTTTCTCAATTCATCTGTCCATCAATTTTTCAACGAAGCCTGGGAGGTGTTGGGAAGCAATGATGAACAAAGAATATCAAATTGGGTGAACCAGTTTGAGTTCTGGGGTCCATTAATAATTGTTGCAGCAATGGTGGTCCAAATGTTTATGTTTATCATTCCTTCTTTCCTGTTGATGGTCGTTACTGTTTTAGCCTACGGCCCTTGGTTAGGGTCAGGAATTATACTTATAGCTATATTTATAGCTTCAAGCATAGGGTATGGGGTAGGAGTCAATTTTGGCACACCAGTTATCGATCGTTTGCTAGGAGAAAAAACCGATAAAAAAATCACCGGCTTTTTAGAGGATTATGGTTTCTGGGCCGTTATTGTAACTAGGTTATCTCCTTTTCTCTCAAATGACGCCATCAGTATCATTGCAGGTATGCTTCGGATGGGCTATTGGAGATTTATAGGATCTACAATGCTAGGTATATTACCTTTAACAGCTGCAATAGCCATATTAGGAGAAAACAGAGAGGAGATGAAGACCGGTTTAATTTGGTTAGGGGCTGTGAGTTTGGTAGGATTTATCATATATGTTTGGTGGGATAAAAAAAGGAGAAATAAAAATTAA
- a CDS encoding pentapeptide repeat-containing protein, whose protein sequence is MESESFQKETFDQVDYSENRMDGEAYEQCLFSNCNFFNSDLCRIEFMDCQFINCNFSMTSIIDAAFKNVAFQQCKLMGIDFSKCDDFLFSASFTGCTLDYSIFQAKNLKKAKFDHCSLKDVDFSNADLSFAIFDTCNLLQATFYNSILEKADFRTAINYSFDPAYNKIKKAKFSLEGLPGLLSKYNIEVNY, encoded by the coding sequence ATGGAAAGTGAATCATTTCAAAAAGAAACATTTGATCAAGTCGATTATTCCGAAAACCGAATGGATGGTGAAGCCTACGAACAATGCCTCTTCTCCAACTGTAATTTCTTTAATAGTGATCTTTGCAGGATAGAGTTTATGGATTGTCAATTTATTAATTGCAACTTTTCCATGACCAGTATTATAGATGCGGCTTTTAAAAATGTGGCATTTCAACAATGTAAATTAATGGGAATAGATTTCAGTAAATGTGATGACTTTTTATTTTCGGCTTCCTTTACGGGTTGCACTCTTGATTATTCCATTTTTCAAGCCAAGAACTTAAAGAAAGCCAAGTTTGACCACTGCTCATTAAAGGACGTTGACTTTTCTAATGCTGACCTAAGCTTTGCTATATTTGATACATGTAACCTACTTCAAGCCACATTTTATAACAGTATATTAGAAAAGGCTGATTTCAGGACAGCTATTAACTACAGTTTTGATCCGGCATACAACAAAATTAAAAAAGCTAAATTCTCTCTGGAAGGATTACCCGGTTTATTATCTAAATACAACATAGAAGTGAATTATTGA
- a CDS encoding glycosyl hydrolase family 28 protein, whose protein sequence is MPKYLIAFVISVFFVNFILIKPANVFAMTGQASVNPNDFDGTDTERISQAIQKAKNTSNLVRIPRVNANGTNIWMIDSAILLPSNLTLILDNCTLQLSNSSRDNMFRSDNVGLGITNPEWNENINIYGIGKAILKGASNPRSTGDGARMLTLNPKEEQDKGNWRVSYGTDAGNPEMKQKGDWRNIMMLIGYVKNFTIKNVRFENTHGWTISFERTIGAELSDLTIFNEEFVRVNGEQHMVSNKDGINLRQGCKNFRIDNISGVTGDDFIALSNLDTAPELVKKNGNITDSMVTASRWYGPEDDIEQVVITNISCENRYRAIAIRASDQAGIHHVYINGVVFKANEGRHDAILIGGRGYGEESLPGKINSIHAMNIIGNGQSLVRIQAQVADCHFMNGMYSGENATATLYEIDSLTTSNVTQNNWIKVK, encoded by the coding sequence ATGCCCAAGTATTTAATTGCGTTTGTAATAAGTGTCTTTTTCGTAAACTTTATATTAATAAAACCTGCTAATGTCTTTGCAATGACTGGGCAGGCATCAGTCAACCCCAATGACTTTGATGGTACAGATACAGAGCGAATTTCACAAGCCATTCAAAAAGCCAAAAACACTTCGAATTTGGTACGTATACCAAGGGTTAATGCCAATGGTACCAACATTTGGATGATCGATAGTGCCATTTTATTACCAAGCAATCTCACGCTAATTTTAGACAATTGTACCCTTCAACTATCAAATTCCAGCAGGGACAATATGTTTAGATCCGATAACGTGGGATTAGGAATAACTAACCCTGAATGGAATGAAAATATAAATATATATGGGATAGGGAAAGCCATTTTGAAGGGGGCAAGCAATCCCAGGTCTACTGGAGACGGAGCAAGAATGCTGACATTGAATCCAAAGGAAGAGCAGGATAAAGGGAATTGGAGAGTTAGCTATGGCACAGATGCGGGTAACCCTGAGATGAAACAAAAAGGCGACTGGAGAAACATAATGATGTTAATCGGCTATGTAAAAAACTTTACTATTAAAAATGTAAGGTTTGAAAACACCCATGGCTGGACCATAAGTTTTGAGCGCACTATAGGTGCCGAACTATCTGACCTAACCATTTTCAATGAGGAATTTGTAAGGGTCAATGGAGAACAGCATATGGTGTCTAATAAAGATGGGATCAATTTGAGGCAAGGCTGTAAAAATTTTAGAATTGACAATATTTCCGGAGTCACCGGAGATGATTTTATAGCACTATCCAATCTCGATACAGCCCCTGAACTTGTTAAAAAAAATGGGAACATTACTGACAGTATGGTAACAGCCAGTAGGTGGTATGGACCAGAAGATGATATAGAACAGGTAGTGATCACCAATATTTCCTGTGAAAATAGGTATCGCGCCATTGCTATTAGGGCTAGTGATCAGGCCGGAATTCACCATGTTTATATCAATGGAGTGGTTTTTAAAGCCAACGAGGGTCGTCATGATGCCATCCTCATCGGAGGTAGGGGATATGGGGAGGAATCTCTGCCAGGAAAAATAAATTCTATCCATGCCATGAATATTATAGGAAATGGTCAATCCCTTGTTAGAATTCAAGCACAAGTTGCAGATTGCCATTTTATGAATGGAATGTACTCCGGTGAAAATGCTACTGCCACGCTTTACGAAATCGACTCTTTGACTACTTCAAATGTCACCCAAAATAATTGGATCAAAGTGAAATAA